A part of Aquila chrysaetos chrysaetos chromosome W unlocalized genomic scaffold, bAquChr1.4 W_unloc_4, whole genome shotgun sequence genomic DNA contains:
- the LOC121233061 gene encoding THAP domain-containing protein 8-like isoform X2, which produces MGILGFFYRNGRVLARPLGTTQPKQPLLASSQELVTLGQPAVPETATSEAATIALEPNLATAMPLLGPVKLGDSPEGVPARPQPSSGYATPPLSPRWRVEQAEDVTVEPPVASLPPAYFEPVPATLVTVPETILSSALTLPIVSTIPIVSKTVTSMSLPGELSTEELVGVVLVLQRKVKVLQQRQRQHRARLEAMEGLVEQLRRESLLSEERLKLACLQPGLVTPDPTGAVTIICQEEEALVYAMPLPVGTTCGLGLERL; this is translated from the exons ATgggaattttggggtttttctaCAGAAACGGGAGAGTCCTAGCACGACCGCTGGGCACCACCCAGCCTAAGCAGCCCCTCCTGGCGAGCAGCCAGGAGCTGGTGACACTGGGACAGCCAGCTGTCCCTGAAACCGCCACATCGGAGGCTGCAACCATCGCCCTGGAACCCAACTTGGCCACGGCGATGCCGCTGCTTGGCCCAGTGAAGCTGGGGGACAGCCCTGAGGGGGTCCCCGCCCGCCCGCAGCCGTCCTCAGGCTACGCCACGCCGCCGCTGTCACCACGCTGGCGGGTGGAGCAGGCGGAGGACGTCACTGTCGAGCCACCTGTTGCCAGCCTGCCGCCGGCGTATTTCGAGCCCGTCCCCGCGACGCTGGTCACGGTGCCGGAAACCATCCTCTCCTCAGCCTTGACACTGCCCATCGTTTCCACCATCCCCATTGTTTCCAAAACAGTGACGTCGATGTCACTGCCGGGCGAGCTGAGCACCGAGGAACTTGTCGGTgtggtgctggtgctgcagcgGAAGGTGAAGGTGCTGCAGCAGCGGCAACGCCAGCACCGCGCCCGGCTGGAAGCCATGGAGGGGTTGGTGGAGCAGCTGCGCCGTGAGAGCCTGCTCTCCGAGGAGAGGCTCAAGCTG GCCTGCCTGCAACCAGGGCTGGTGACACCAGATCCCACCGGTGCTGTCACCATCATctgccaggaggaggaggcattGGTCTATGCCATGCCACTGCCTGTGGGGACAACCTGTGGCCTCGGCCTGGAGCGGCTGTGA
- the LOC121233061 gene encoding THAP domain-containing protein 8-like isoform X3, translating to MPLLGPVKLGDSPEGVPARPQPSSGYATPPLSPRWRVEQAEDVTVEPPVASLPPAYFEPVPATLVTVPETILSSALTLPIVSTIPIVSKTVTSMSLPGELSTEELVGVVLVLQRKVKVLQQRQRQHRARLEAMEGLVEQLRRESLLSEERLKLACLQPGLVTPDPTGAVTIICQEEEALVYAMPLPVGTTCGLGLERL from the exons ATGCCGCTGCTTGGCCCAGTGAAGCTGGGGGACAGCCCTGAGGGGGTCCCCGCCCGCCCGCAGCCGTCCTCAGGCTACGCCACGCCGCCGCTGTCACCACGCTGGCGGGTGGAGCAGGCGGAGGACGTCACTGTCGAGCCACCTGTTGCCAGCCTGCCGCCGGCGTATTTCGAGCCCGTCCCCGCGACGCTGGTCACGGTGCCGGAAACCATCCTCTCCTCAGCCTTGACACTGCCCATCGTTTCCACCATCCCCATTGTTTCCAAAACAGTGACGTCGATGTCACTGCCGGGCGAGCTGAGCACCGAGGAACTTGTCGGTgtggtgctggtgctgcagcgGAAGGTGAAGGTGCTGCAGCAGCGGCAACGCCAGCACCGCGCCCGGCTGGAAGCCATGGAGGGGTTGGTGGAGCAGCTGCGCCGTGAGAGCCTGCTCTCCGAGGAGAGGCTCAAGCTG GCCTGCCTGCAACCAGGGCTGGTGACACCAGATCCCACCGGTGCTGTCACCATCATctgccaggaggaggaggcattGGTCTATGCCATGCCACTGCCTGTGGGGACAACCTGTGGCCTCGGCCTGGAGCGGCTGTGA
- the LOC121233061 gene encoding THAP domain-containing protein 8-like isoform X1, whose translation MLSPPSSPVAPQNGRVLARPLGTTQPKQPLLASSQELVTLGQPAVPETATSEAATIALEPNLATAMPLLGPVKLGDSPEGVPARPQPSSGYATPPLSPRWRVEQAEDVTVEPPVASLPPAYFEPVPATLVTVPETILSSALTLPIVSTIPIVSKTVTSMSLPGELSTEELVGVVLVLQRKVKVLQQRQRQHRARLEAMEGLVEQLRRESLLSEERLKLACLQPGLVTPDPTGAVTIICQEEEALVYAMPLPVGTTCGLGLERL comes from the exons AAACGGGAGAGTCCTAGCACGACCGCTGGGCACCACCCAGCCTAAGCAGCCCCTCCTGGCGAGCAGCCAGGAGCTGGTGACACTGGGACAGCCAGCTGTCCCTGAAACCGCCACATCGGAGGCTGCAACCATCGCCCTGGAACCCAACTTGGCCACGGCGATGCCGCTGCTTGGCCCAGTGAAGCTGGGGGACAGCCCTGAGGGGGTCCCCGCCCGCCCGCAGCCGTCCTCAGGCTACGCCACGCCGCCGCTGTCACCACGCTGGCGGGTGGAGCAGGCGGAGGACGTCACTGTCGAGCCACCTGTTGCCAGCCTGCCGCCGGCGTATTTCGAGCCCGTCCCCGCGACGCTGGTCACGGTGCCGGAAACCATCCTCTCCTCAGCCTTGACACTGCCCATCGTTTCCACCATCCCCATTGTTTCCAAAACAGTGACGTCGATGTCACTGCCGGGCGAGCTGAGCACCGAGGAACTTGTCGGTgtggtgctggtgctgcagcgGAAGGTGAAGGTGCTGCAGCAGCGGCAACGCCAGCACCGCGCCCGGCTGGAAGCCATGGAGGGGTTGGTGGAGCAGCTGCGCCGTGAGAGCCTGCTCTCCGAGGAGAGGCTCAAGCTG GCCTGCCTGCAACCAGGGCTGGTGACACCAGATCCCACCGGTGCTGTCACCATCATctgccaggaggaggaggcattGGTCTATGCCATGCCACTGCCTGTGGGGACAACCTGTGGCCTCGGCCTGGAGCGGCTGTGA